In Gimesia panareensis, the genomic window CCCGGGTTCCGGTATCGTCCAGTTTCCCTTTTCCGCCGGGAACAATTTGATTATTTCGCACCGAGACTACTTTAGGACGCACCATTTTTCCCTGTTCATTCACGTACAGGTAACTGGCCGCGGGGGTCCCGTTGTCGGTGGTAAACAGGATCAGCGTATTGTCGCGCACTCCCATCTCGTCCAGGGCAGTGACCAGCCGACCGATCATGTCGTCCATCGAAATCATCATCTCAGCAAAGGTCAACCAGTGCCCGTCGTGTGCATAAGCGACATGCTTACCTTTCAGGTCATCGGTCACATCATGGCAGAGCGCCATCGGGTAATAAGCAAAAAACGGCTTCCCCTCCTTGTGACTCTCTTTCATGAAGTCGATCAGAAACTGAGTATAGATATCTGGTCCGTACTTACCCTGAGTATTCGCCAGCGGTTTGCCGTTCTGATAGATCAGCGGGTCGTGGTAGCGCCCCCCTTCATGCCAGCCGAACAGACACCACTGATCAAAGCCGATGCGGCGGGGGTGATCCAGATCGTTCTTCATGAAACAGAGCTGCCATTTTCCGGCGACCGCTGTCGCGTAGCCTGCCTGTTTCATGCGGTCTCCAATGCAGATTCCCTCGGCGGCGTCAGGAAAGTCGCCCCATTTAGATCCTGCTTTTCCAAACCGGAACGGATAGCGACCTGTCATCAGGCAGACGCGTGACGGATGGCAGACCGGCATCGAATAGGCCTGGTTGAATTTCAGGCCCCCTTTGGCCAGGGCATCAATGTGCGGCGTGGGATAGCTCTGTCCGCCATAACAGCCGATCGCATCGCTGCCCACATCATCCGCCATGATCAACAGAATGTTGGGTTTCGACTCCTCTGACGCTAGACCAGGGGATGGGATCAGCAATAGCGCGAGGGCCAGTGTGCATACGAATTTCAGGGCAGGCATGGTGCAACTCCTCAAGGGGTAGTATGAATCAATGTTTTCAGGTCAGGTAAATCATAATAACGCAATCCAGCCTGGACGGCGTTATGGATGTGCTGGTGAGCATCTGGCTCCGTCATCAGTGACCGCCAGGACGCCAGTCCCTTGCGGGAGGTCAGTCTGGAGATCAACTCCGGTTCCAGGGCCGCGGCGTGGAGTGCTGCCGGGGTAAGCTCTCCTTCTGCTGTCAGGTGAACCGAGTCGGACCGAGAGTCGTCCTTCAACCAGCGGGCACAGATTAATAGATCTTCCGCGCGCATGCCCAGCCAGCAACGGCCCAGCATCGAGGCAATGTAGTAATCCGCGCCAAAGAACCGCCAGTTGCGGGTCGCGGTTTCACCCGTATCACGGACCTCGACAATCAGCACCGGATGACCACTCTGATTCAACTGCCGGGCTTCTTTGACAGCGCCGTTCATCCCCGCCTCCGGCGCCAGCAGGACCGGCTGTGCAGATCCCTGCGGCCAGTAGAGTGCGGGCAACACAATCCCCGGTGTGGGATGAAACAGAAGTTTTAGGGGAGCCTCGCTTCCCGCCTGACTTTTGCCCTCGGACCCCATCCAGTTCGCGCGGGCTCCGTCGGCACCGACCAATTCGACCCTTGGTTCAGGCAGGTTTTTGAGCGGACGAATCCCTGCGACCTTCCGAATCAGGTCGCGCGTCAATTGTGGTCTCTGTGCAGCGAGACGTCGTTCTTCGTCCCGATTCACTTCGAGTAGGGAGCGGGCGCCGGGCAATTGCAATACCTGTCCGGCAGGAGTAACCTGCAGCTCCTGATCAGCGTAGACCTGGACCGGTTCTTCTTCAAAGACATCGAACTGTCGCCCCTGCAGCCAGAGTGCGAAGAAGCGTGTGGCTCCCTCTCTCAGTCGCTGGCTGAATCCATGTTTCTCATTCGCTTCAATCAACGCGACCCGTTCCGGGTACCCCAGCGCGGTATAAGCCCGCTTCGCCTGGCGGTACGCTTCCCATGTACCTGCAATGGGGACGAAATCGTGAGTCGCAGCGAGGATCAGCGTCGGTTTGGGAGCACGGCTCAGGATGAAGTCGGGATGATCAAAACCGTCGCGAATCTGGGCGTAGAGATTCTGTTCGGCATCTCCTGGACCGGGACTCTCGTTTTTTCGTCGATGAGTCGTCATGAAACAACCCGGGGCAGCGGCCTGAATTCGTTCATCGTAGGCCATCAGAAAACTGGTGAGGTTCCCGCCGCCGGAATTTCCGGTACAGCCGATCCGCCGTGCATCGACGTCAGGCCGACTGCAGAGATAATCCAGCGCCCGGACCGCATCCCAGACCATGTAACTGCCCAACCCCCGTCCCAGCAGAATCGGAGCCACTCCTAGTTCCTCGTGTTCGTGACTGGCTCGGTGGGCTGGTTTCCCGTCGGAGTCCATAATCTGTTTGCGTTCTCCCTGGCCGATCGGATCGAAGCAGAGCACAATAAAACCATGCTTCACCAGTAGCTGGTTGGCACGTTGATAAGCGCTGTATGCTTTTCCGTTCTCGCTGTGTCCCAGGGGATGCAGTATCGCCGGGAATGGACCGTTGCCGGCAGGGCGATAC contains:
- a CDS encoding sulfatase-like hydrolase/transferase, yielding MPALKFVCTLALALLLIPSPGLASEESKPNILLIMADDVGSDAIGCYGGQSYPTPHIDALAKGGLKFNQAYSMPVCHPSRVCLMTGRYPFRFGKAGSKWGDFPDAAEGICIGDRMKQAGYATAVAGKWQLCFMKNDLDHPRRIGFDQWCLFGWHEGGRYHDPLIYQNGKPLANTQGKYGPDIYTQFLIDFMKESHKEGKPFFAYYPMALCHDVTDDLKGKHVAYAHDGHWLTFAEMMISMDDMIGRLVTALDEMGVRDNTLILFTTDNGTPAASYLYVNEQGKMVRPKVVSVRNNQIVPGGKGKLDDTGTRVPLIANWPGHIKAGQEVNTMVDLTDYLPTVADVAGLQNDGVPRDGVSFAEVLSGDPGKDRRDWIFIEHRGKRCVRALHWKLYDDGRFYDLKQDPLEKMPLKTDALKGKAKRNYAALQKTLSEMQGPLK
- a CDS encoding alpha/beta hydrolase family protein, with the protein product MKSLILSLTICLSIFCNLSLSQDRYRVLPPDFNADKSQQMMRAWLRTQAHQALDRRQQELEAALTSPEKFSVYQQQRRETLRRSLGEMPPRTPLNPKNTGTIQADGFTIEKLYFESQPGFYVTANLYRPAGNGPFPAILHPLGHSENGKAYSAYQRANQLLVKHGFIVLCFDPIGQGERKQIMDSDGKPAHRASHEHEELGVAPILLGRGLGSYMVWDAVRALDYLCSRPDVDARRIGCTGNSGGGNLTSFLMAYDERIQAAAPGCFMTTHRRKNESPGPGDAEQNLYAQIRDGFDHPDFILSRAPKPTLILAATHDFVPIAGTWEAYRQAKRAYTALGYPERVALIEANEKHGFSQRLREGATRFFALWLQGRQFDVFEEEPVQVYADQELQVTPAGQVLQLPGARSLLEVNRDEERRLAAQRPQLTRDLIRKVAGIRPLKNLPEPRVELVGADGARANWMGSEGKSQAGSEAPLKLLFHPTPGIVLPALYWPQGSAQPVLLAPEAGMNGAVKEARQLNQSGHPVLIVEVRDTGETATRNWRFFGADYYIASMLGRCWLGMRAEDLLICARWLKDDSRSDSVHLTAEGELTPAALHAAALEPELISRLTSRKGLASWRSLMTEPDAHQHIHNAVQAGLRYYDLPDLKTLIHTTP